In Luteolibacter arcticus, the genomic window CCCGCACAGCCTGCCCGATCCCAAGCCCATCGTCGATTTCGTGGTCAAGGCGGTTTCGCCGTGAAGAAGACCACCTCACAAGTGGTTGGCCCGCCCCACCAGTTGAATCTTGCCTTCAGTCGCGATCGGGAGAGACTGATGTGATAGCCATGACCGGAGCCCCGATGCCATCCCGCGGAAACCTCGTCGCCGAGTGCGTGCGCGTGATGCACCTGCGCATCGCCTCAGGCGAATGGCCGAAGCTCCTGCCCGGCGAACGCCGCCTCGCCGAGACACTGCAAGTCGGCCGCGACACCATCCGGCTCGCCCTCCAACAGCTCGAGCGCGACGGCGTGCTCGCCGCAGCCGATGCCGGCGCACGCCGCCGGGTCATCGATGCCGGTGGCGAGACGGTGCGGGAGAAGACCGCAGCCTTGAGAATCGGCCTGCTCGCGCACCGGCGCTTGGAGCAATTGCCGCAGCCGATGCTGTTGGAGATCGATCAAGTCCGTGAAGCGCTTTCCAGCAAGGGCGGATCGCTCGAAGTCTTTGCTCCGGGTTGGTATGAGCAGAAGAATCCGGCCAAGCGCCTGGAAGACTTCGTGGAAGAACAACGCTGCAGCGCGTGGATGCTGCTGCGCTCCACCGCGGCCGTGCAGGGGTGGTTCATGAAGGGCCGCATCCCCGCCCTCATCCGCGGCTATCCGCACCCGGGTATCGGCTTGCCTCACCTCGATGTCGATTGGCAGGCCACCGCCCATCACGCCGCCGGGCACCTGTGGCGCATGGGGCACCGCCGCGTCGTCGTCCTTTCGCCCGCCGATGCGCTCATGGGCGTGGAAGCGGCCGTCCGCGGAGTGATGGAACTCGGCGAGCCCGGCTTCGAGGCCACGGTGCTGGTGGAAAACGGCTCTCCCGGC contains:
- a CDS encoding substrate-binding domain-containing protein: MTGAPMPSRGNLVAECVRVMHLRIASGEWPKLLPGERRLAETLQVGRDTIRLALQQLERDGVLAAADAGARRRVIDAGGETVREKTAALRIGLLAHRRLEQLPQPMLLEIDQVREALSSKGGSLEVFAPGWYEQKNPAKRLEDFVEEQRCSAWMLLRSTAAVQGWFMKGRIPALIRGYPHPGIGLPHLDVDWQATAHHAAGHLWRMGHRRVVVLSPADALMGVEAAVRGVMELGEPGFEATVLVENGSPGGVGRVLARALNFKSPPTAIIATRPRQAATALTWLASQGLQVPRHLSLITLGWEPSLDHLVPEITGYRVDPEAVAKLVVRRLERIAAGDPNPGGNAWITPETVKGASVGKV